From Aquificaceae bacterium:
TCCCCTTTCTCCTCCCTCTGGACCAAGGTCTATAACCCAATCCGCACACTTTATCACGTCAAGGTTATGCTCTATAACCACCACCGTGTTTCCTCTCTCCACGAGCCTTTGGAGTATGTCTATTAGCTTTTTCACATCGTCCATATGTAGACCTGTGGTAGGTTCATCTAAGAGGTATAGGGTTTTTCCGCTTTCCTTTTTAGAGAGCTCTCTGGCAAGCTTTATCCTTTGGGCTTCGCCTCCAGAAAGGGTTGTGGCAGGCTGTCCCAGTTTTATATAGCCAAGACCTATATCCCTTAGGAGCTGTAGCTTTCTTTTTATCACCGGCACATTTTCAAAAAACTCATAGGCTTCGTCCACGGTCATATCAAGCACGTCAGCGATGTTTTTGCCCTTATAGAGAATATCCAAAGTCTCCCTGTTATACCTTTTACCCTTACATACATCGCATGGCACATAAACAGGTGGTAAAAAGTGCATTTCCACTTTTATCACCCCCTCTCCTTGACAGGCTTCACATCTGCCTCCCTTTACGTTAAAGGAAAACCTGCCTGCGTTGTAGCCCCTTGCCCTGGCTTCTGGCGTTTGTGCAAAAAGTTCCCTTATATGGTCAAAGACCTTTGTGTAGGTAGCTGGGTTTGACCTGGGAGTCCTTCCTATGGGAGACTGGTCTATGTTAATAACCCTGTCAAAGTATTCAAGCCCTTCTATCCTATCAAAGCCCTCTACCTCTGCAGTGCCACCGTAAAAGACCGCCCTTGCATACTCCCAGAGGATGTCGTATATGAGGGTAGACTTTCCACTGCCAGACACTCCCGTTATACACACAAATAAGCCTACTGGAATTTCCACTGTTATATTCTTTAGGTTGTGCTTTCTTGCACCCACTATCCTTAGCCATCTACCCTCTGGTTTTCTCCTTATGGCAGGGACTTCTATGGAGAGCCTTCCAGAAAGATAAGCACCCGTCAAAGACTTCTCGTGAGAGAGCATTTCCTCCACAGTGCCACAAAAGACCACCTGACCACCTTCTTTACCAGCCCCTGGACCCATATCTATTACCCAGTCCGCACTTAGGATAGTCTCTGGGTCGTGTTCTACCACTATAACTGTATTGCCCAAGTCCCTTAGGTCTTTCAGGGTCTTTATGAGCTTGTCTGTGTCCCTCGGGTGAAGTCCTATGGAAGGCTCATCCAAGACATACAGCACACCCGTGAGCTTTGAGCCTATTTGTGTTGCAAGCCTTATGCGTTGCATCTCTCCACCAGAGAGGGTGACCGCACTTCGTGCCAAGTCAAGATAATCCAAACCCACATTTAGGAGAAAGCCAAGCCTGTCTGATATTTCCTTTATAAGCCTTTCCGCCACAAGCAGGTCTTTACCACTGAGTTTTTTAGGTAGGTTGTCAAAAAACTCTTTGGCTTGCCTTATGGGCATGCGTGCAACGTCCCAGATGCTTTTACCATCCACCAAAACCGCAAGGGCTTCTGGTCTTAACCTTGCACCCTTACACTCCGGACAGGGTTTTTCTCTTATAAACTCCGATATTTCCTCTCTTAGTTTTTCTGACTCTTCTTCCAAAAACCTCCTCTCAAGATGCTTTACAATACCCTCAAAGTTTCCACCCTCAATAGACCCACCGTATAGGAGCAAACTTCTTACACTTTGGGGCAGGTCTCCAAAGGGTGTTCTTGGGTCGTATCCCAGTTTTCTAAGCAGGTTCATAACGGGATATCTTAGATAGTCAAAATAGGCGGAGTCCGTTATGCGAAAGGCATCCACCGCAGGCTCTCTCTCATCCACAAGAAGTTTCACATCCACTTCCCATTTCACACCCAGACCCTTACAGGCAGGACAAGCACCGTAGGGAGAATTAAAGGAGAAAAGTCTTGGAGAAAGCTCAGGGATAGAAAAGCCATGGTCTGGGCAGGTAAGACGTTCGCTAAAGACCTCTTCCCTTTGGCTTTCCACCTCTTCTATCTTTACAAGCCCCTTTGAAAGCTCAAGTGCCTTCTCTATGGCACTCAAAAGCCTTGCCCTCTCTTCCTCTTCCAAGGTTAGCCTGTCCACTACAAGGTCTATGTTATGCTTTTTGTTTTTGTCAAGGGGTGGCACTTCCAAAATCCTCATGTATTCTCCGTCCACCTTAACCCTTGAAAAGCCCATCCTGTCAAGCTCCTTGAAAAGCTCTCTAAACTCACCCTTTTTGCCTCTTACGAGAGGAGAAAGGACTGCTATCCTTCTGTTTTGGTATTTTTCCCAGACCTTTTCCAATATTTCATGAGCGGATAGTCCCTCTAAGAGCCTTCCACACTCAGGACAGTGAGGCTTTCCTATGTTTGCCCAGAGCACACGCATATAGTCGTATATCTCCGTGACAGTTCCCACAGTAGACCGTGGGTTTTTGGAGGTGGTCTTTTGGTCTATGGCTATTGCAGGCGAAAGCCCCTCTATTATGTCCACTTCAGGCTTTTCCATTATGCCAAGAAACTGTCTGGCGTAAGAGGAAAGGGACTCCACATACCTTCTTTGACCCTCTGCATAAATGGTGTCAAAAGCCAGAGAGGACTTGCCAGAGCCAGAGGGTCCAGTTATAACCACTAACTTGTTTTTAGGTATGTCAAGGTTTATGTTTTTTAGATTGTGCTGGCGTGCTCCTCTTATAACAATTTTGTCGTAAGCCATCTTGGAAATCTAATATAATATAACCTTTAATGCCAAGACGCACAGACATAGGGAAAATACTCATCATAGGCTCAGGACCCATAGTGATTGGTCAAGCGGCGGAGTTTGACTATTCGGGCACTCAGGCATGTAAGGCACTTTTGCAAGAGGGATATGAGATAGTTTTGGTTAACTCCAACCCAGCCACCATAATGACAGACCCCCAGTTTGCCCACAGGACCTATATAGAACCTCTCACAGTGGATGTTTTAGAAGAAATCATAAGGATAGAAAGACCCGACGCACTACTTCCCACACTGGGAGGTCAAACTGCTCTTAACCTTGCGGTAAAACTCTACGAGGAGGGTATATTGGAAAAATACGGTGTTAGGCTCATAGGTGCCAACTATTCTGCAATTAAAAAGGGTGAAGACAGAGACCTCTTTAGAAAGTCTATGGAGAGAATAGGACTAAAAGTCCCACCAAGCGTGGTAGTCTCTTCTTTGCAAGAAGCCATAGAAAAGGTCAAAGAGGTAGGCTTTCCTGCCATACTTAGACCTGCCTTTACCCTTGGTGGCACCGGAGGCTCTATCGCCTACAACATGGAAGAGTTCAAAGAAAAGGTAGAAATAGCCCTCAAAACCTCTCCCATACACCAAGTGCTTATAGACAAGTCCCTTATAGGTTGGAAGGAGTTTGAGTTTGAGGTAATAAGAGACTCAAAGGACAATGTGATAATTGTCTGTAGCATTGAAAACTTTGACCCTATGGGTGTGCATACAGGAGATTCCATTACGGTAGCACCAGCCCAGACCCTTACAGACAAGGAATACCAAATACTCAGGGATGCCTGCATTGAGATAATGAGAGAGATAGGCGTGGACACGGGAGGCTCTAACATACAGTTTGCGGTAAACCCAGAGACAGGAGATTTTTACGTAATAGAGATGAACCCAAGGGTTTCAAGGTCTTCCGCTTTGGCTTCTAAGGCTACTGGCTTTCCTATAGCAAAGGTCGCTGCCAAGTTGGCAGTAGGATATACCCTTGATGAGTTAAAGAACGACATAACACGTTTTACTCCTGCATCCTTTGAACCCTCTATAGACTATGTGGTAGTAAAAATCCCGCGCTTTGACTTTGCCAAGTTTCCAAGGACAGACAAAACACTGGGAACGATGATGAAGTCTGTGGGAGAGGTTATGGCAATTGGAAGAACCTTCAAGGAAGCCCTTGGTAAAGCCATAAGGAGTCTTGAACAAGATGTGTATGGTCTTGCCTTTCCAGACTACTCCATGCTGGAGGATGAGGAGATAAGAAGAGGTCTAAGAATCCCTAACCCAAACAGACTTTGGTATATTTCTGGAGC
This genomic window contains:
- the uvrA gene encoding excinuclease ABC subunit UvrA; the encoded protein is MAYDKIVIRGARQHNLKNINLDIPKNKLVVITGPSGSGKSSLAFDTIYAEGQRRYVESLSSYARQFLGIMEKPEVDIIEGLSPAIAIDQKTTSKNPRSTVGTVTEIYDYMRVLWANIGKPHCPECGRLLEGLSAHEILEKVWEKYQNRRIAVLSPLVRGKKGEFRELFKELDRMGFSRVKVDGEYMRILEVPPLDKNKKHNIDLVVDRLTLEEEERARLLSAIEKALELSKGLVKIEEVESQREEVFSERLTCPDHGFSIPELSPRLFSFNSPYGACPACKGLGVKWEVDVKLLVDEREPAVDAFRITDSAYFDYLRYPVMNLLRKLGYDPRTPFGDLPQSVRSLLLYGGSIEGGNFEGIVKHLERRFLEEESEKLREEISEFIREKPCPECKGARLRPEALAVLVDGKSIWDVARMPIRQAKEFFDNLPKKLSGKDLLVAERLIKEISDRLGFLLNVGLDYLDLARSAVTLSGGEMQRIRLATQIGSKLTGVLYVLDEPSIGLHPRDTDKLIKTLKDLRDLGNTVIVVEHDPETILSADWVIDMGPGAGKEGGQVVFCGTVEEMLSHEKSLTGAYLSGRLSIEVPAIRRKPEGRWLRIVGARKHNLKNITVEIPVGLFVCITGVSGSGKSTLIYDILWEYARAVFYGGTAEVEGFDRIEGLEYFDRVINIDQSPIGRTPRSNPATYTKVFDHIRELFAQTPEARARGYNAGRFSFNVKGGRCEACQGEGVIKVEMHFLPPVYVPCDVCKGKRYNRETLDILYKGKNIADVLDMTVDEAYEFFENVPVIKRKLQLLRDIGLGYIKLGQPATTLSGGEAQRIKLARELSKKESGKTLYLLDEPTTGLHMDDVKKLIDILQRLVERGNTVVVIEHNLDVIKCADWVIDLGPEGGERGGYVVAVGTPEDIAQNPNSYTGQYLKKLLEPQGVKAYN
- the carB gene encoding carbamoyl-phosphate synthase large subunit → MPRRTDIGKILIIGSGPIVIGQAAEFDYSGTQACKALLQEGYEIVLVNSNPATIMTDPQFAHRTYIEPLTVDVLEEIIRIERPDALLPTLGGQTALNLAVKLYEEGILEKYGVRLIGANYSAIKKGEDRDLFRKSMERIGLKVPPSVVVSSLQEAIEKVKEVGFPAILRPAFTLGGTGGSIAYNMEEFKEKVEIALKTSPIHQVLIDKSLIGWKEFEFEVIRDSKDNVIIVCSIENFDPMGVHTGDSITVAPAQTLTDKEYQILRDACIEIMREIGVDTGGSNIQFAVNPETGDFYVIEMNPRVSRSSALASKATGFPIAKVAAKLAVGYTLDELKNDITRFTPASFEPSIDYVVVKIPRFDFAKFPRTDKTLGTMMKSVGEVMAIGRTFKEALGKAIRSLEQDVYGLAFPDYSMLEDEEIRRGLRIPNPNRLWYISGAFRKGYSVQEVYELSKIDPWFLENIKQIVDFEKVIKEKDLDPQTLRLAKEMGYSDLEIAKLKGMEEHEIRSLRYQWNIVPAFKGVDTCAGEFTAYTPYYYSSYERPYYTLEGMEILDED